The sequence TTGCTTGCGAGAGTATGGCAGGGCTGTGACCAGCGGATATGTATTGCAGAAGGCCAGCCGCGACGTCGATGCTGCCTCCCATTGCCGTAACAAACATGTCGGCACTGAGGTTATCGCAGAGGTAGTCATTGAACTTGGGAAACATGCGCTCGATGGACGTTCCCTGGGACAGGAAAAGTCTGAAAGCGGTCTTGCTCATGGACATTACGACGGCGGCCGGCGCCCCGTGTCCGGACACGTCCGCCACGATGAACGAGAGCGTGCCTTCCGGTGTTTTCACGACGTCGTAGTAGTCTCCGCTGGCTCTTCCGGAAGGCTGATAGAAGGCCCATACCTCGCAGCCAGGAAGCTGAGGCAGCACTTCAGGCAAAAGCCTCTTTTGCACAGTGCCTACGCCACGCAGCTCGCTGTCAAGCCGTTCCTCTAGGTTCTTAACACTCTTGTAGTGAATGCAGCTTTGTAGTGCGCTCGCGAGGTGGTTGCAGACCCGCATGATCGCATTCGTCTCGTCCTCTGTATAGATGTCGCTCGACTCGCCGAACACGATCACCGCGCCAAGAAAAGTGTCCTCAACAAGTAGCGGAAAGGCCACCCAAAACGGCGAGATGCCTGCGGAAGCAATCGAATCGTGGTAGATGTCGGCCAACGCCTCCTCAAAACCAGATACCACCCCGCGCCTCTTGCCGGCCTCCTCAGCAAGCGAGGCGAGAAGCAGCCCCACGCTGAAATCTTCCGCAACCTCTTCCATGCTGATGTAGAACGGCTCAAACGCTCCGCTTTCGTCCGCCACAAACATCGCCACGTTGTCAACAGCCAGCACGTCAGGCAGAAGCTTTATCTTCTCCCTTAGTCGCTGCATATCTACTGTATTAATCTGACTGCTGAACGCGGTCATCCGCTCGTATCGCTCAAGTTGAGCGGCGAGAAAAGCGCCCGTCTGGTGCGAATAAAGGTCCGTCGATGCCTCTTTCAGCTTCGAGATCGAGTTCGTCATGAGACCCATGGCGTTCGAAACGTTCCTCTGCATCTCGTTTGACTGGTCTGATACTTGAAACTTGGCCAACGTGCCTTTGAGGACAGCACCAGAAACGGTCTCGCACATCGATTTCGGATCGGCAGGAAGGACGACCGTGCGCCCAATACTGTCTGATTCACTGCCCAAGACCTCCGATTCGGGAACCTTGTCAAGGTCCCAGTTGCTGCTGAGGTGCTTGAGCGTTTTACTATCGATAAGTCTATCTTCCGCGAGTCGGCCGTAAAGCGACACCACGAGCTCGTGATATCCGGACGCATCGAGCGTAAAGGGCGACAGTCCCAGCTCCTCGAAACTCTCGAAAAGCAGGTCGGCAGCTTTCGGTTGACCCAGGACAGAGAAGAGCGGCTTTAAAACTCTCTCCAGGTAGGGTTTGTTAAAATCAGCCAACTTTGACCTTCTCCTGCTGTGCTTGCTTCAAAGACCACTTCCCCGGAATAGGCTTGCCGCAGAACTTGCACCTCGAATTAACTATACCGACGTTATGTATCGCAAATCCCCTTCTTCTTATCAACAGTTTTCCGCACTGCGGGCAGTAGGTGTTTGACGCTGGGTCGCCGGGCACGTTCCCAATATAGGGGAACTTCAGGCCGACATCCTTTGCGAGCTTGTGCAGCCTTTGCAGCGTGCT is a genomic window of bacterium containing:
- a CDS encoding SpoIIE family protein phosphatase produces the protein MADFNKPYLERVLKPLFSVLGQPKAADLLFESFEELGLSPFTLDASGYHELVVSLYGRLAEDRLIDSKTLKHLSSNWDLDKVPESEVLGSESDSIGRTVVLPADPKSMCETVSGAVLKGTLAKFQVSDQSNEMQRNVSNAMGLMTNSISKLKEASTDLYSHQTGAFLAAQLERYERMTAFSSQINTVDMQRLREKIKLLPDVLAVDNVAMFVADESGAFEPFYISMEEVAEDFSVGLLLASLAEEAGKRRGVVSGFEEALADIYHDSIASAGISPFWVAFPLLVEDTFLGAVIVFGESSDIYTEDETNAIMRVCNHLASALQSCIHYKSVKNLEERLDSELRGVGTVQKRLLPEVLPQLPGCEVWAFYQPSGRASGDYYDVVKTPEGTLSFIVADVSGHGAPAAVVMSMSKTAFRLFLSQGTSIERMFPKFNDYLCDNLSADMFVTAMGGSIDVAAGLLQYISAGHSPAILSQA